GAACAGCAATTGCTGACTGACATAGTATTGATTGTCGAGGGTACGGAATTCCCCTGCCATAAGATGGTTCTTGCGACATGCAGCTCGTACTTCAGGTAAGTAATCAAAACAGGGCTCGTTGACTGGAGAAAATCTGCACTGTTTCTGTGTGTAGTTTTGGCCAATCAATTAACAAAGAATGTGTTGCAGGATGTTTTAGAGTGAAGTGAGAAAGTCAAAAGATAAATGTTACTTGCTGACATCAGAagagtaaaatacattttttgtcATCTTGTGACTTATACTGGAGTTTTCTACGGGAAGCGTGAATGGAAAATCACATTTGCAGTGGTAGTATTCTTGAGGGAGTTGATTAAGTCTTAATAATTAATACATTTCTTACTCTTCATACTTAAAGATATTCtttttacccccccccccccaagatAAGGTGACTACAGGTCATTGAGACTTGGCTATGGGAGTTTCATCGCCACATTCATCTGTATTATCTTAGCAGAAGTCTGCTGGAAGGAGGGGATGCTGTGCCAGCTCGTGGCTTCCTTTTCTaaatcatctgttttgttttttctccctctgctcagcagtgaAGCCTGAGTGTCTGGCAGCAGTGCggtttcttttcttgttggcttttttctccCCCGCACCACTGTTACAATTCTTAatccagcagcttctgctcccCAGGTGTCCCACTTTCTGAAGTTTCTAATGAGTGTCTGTAAAGCGCTGCTGCTTTTTTGCAGGTACCTTGCAGCGGTTCATCATTCTTTGTTAGTTAGGAAGGAGTTTTGAAGTTTAAAACCAGTCTTGGGAGCATCCGTGTGTATTCTGTTTGACTCCACAATTCATCAAGTGTTGGCAAATTCTGTTCTTCTATTGACACGGTTTCTCCACACAGAATActtctgatgtgttttctgCATTGTCTGCTTCTTCTATCAGAGCGTAGCTTTGAATTTGGAAAACTATCCCAGGATTAATTATTTTCACCAATTTTTGTCCCAGCTGttgtttgtgttcatttttttttcctttccatttcagatgAATCGGGTACAGTTTTTAACAGCAAGTGTTTTATAATCACTAGATAATGATTATTGCTGGTGGCCTTCTTCTGCACATGACACAGTTTCAACTGTCTATAACATCCCAGCCACTGGAAACACGGCCAGATGTATTGTGGGTGGCTaatcataaggttggaaagcTGTCAGGAGTCCATGCAGTGTGAAGCATTAGAATATGCAGTCAGATCTCTTTATTCATACGTGTGTTTATTATTTATGGAATGAGGTTTTGGCACTGGTTGAAAGAAGTATCGAGCTTGTGGTTTTgtcatcttctgttttttcttctctgctttgatTTACAAAAAGATGTTCAGTTTCCTAAATTTAGTCTTATTATGAAAAATTGATAGTCCTgaaggaggctgtggggagaggggaagaCCTGAGAGGCATCTCTTAGTGATCCAGCCATCCTGTATGACTGCAGCAAGCTTACCTTCCATCTTGGTGCTTGAGCACTGCTAGGACTGCGCAGCTTTGGCACATACTGCTTGGCTGTGTGTAGGCATGCTCTGGAGTTGGGTTCTATAACAGCTGCCCCCTTAGTTTCTATGAAGAGAAGCCTCTTTGGTATTGGTAAGCATCTTGCTTCCCTTCAAAAAGCTGCTTGGCTAGTTGAGATGCCCGCATGGCCAGTGATTCCACCTAAAACACAAGCTTGCTGAAGTTAAGTAGCTTAGAAGAAGGCAGAGAGATGGAGTTAGGGCAGGAGGAATGGCAGCAGAGCGCTGTGTTTGTGTCAGGGACTTCTGAAATGGCTTTGCCTGGGGAATGTATTTCCATGCTGCATTCACCTCTGCAGCTGTAGGCAGAGCTATAGGGTGCACCTCTGTCCCTTCAGACTCCTCTCACATCCAGTTTCATTATGAGttcaaaatataaagaaacTTAAGCTGAATTTATCATATAACAATAAttgcctttctgctttttggGAAGGTGCAGTAGAGATACTTCAAGGACCTTTTTTCCCAtcattgatttcttctttttgtctaCAAACTTGAATGTACTGTACGCTGTGAATGGTACATGAGAGCTTCACAGAGTGCTGGTGCTTGCTCCTTTCTCTGAGCTTTCTCCTCTTCTCAGAGGGGCCTGCTTTTAGTGTGACTTTGGTTTACACAATGGACTGAGCTGTTCGTTTTCATTTTGGAGTCTGAAGTCCATCACTGTTACCTTTAAGCAGTATTTTCTGGGGTGtgtttcttccctccttttcaGTTAATGGAGAAAGTTTGAAATTCCAATCATTAGAGTTCTCTGCCTATCAACACAGATTAGTTTATGTAGAAACATAATTCTACAGAAGGCACTGATGTTACTTTTCAAATGTTCAGTACAAGTGCTTTAATACTGGATGGTAGCCTGAGGAAAAATACTAAATATCTGTAAAAAGGCAACCAAAATAACTGTTTACCTTTTAGAGCATAATCACTGAAGGCTTAAGTAGTGACTACTTACTGATGGTTCTTGTCttaatttgtatgtttttcttcagagctaTGTTCATGAGTGGGCTaagtgaaagcaaacaaacacacgTGCACCTGAGGAATGTGGATGCAGCCACTTTACAAATTATAATAACTTACGCATACACGGGTAACTTGGCAATAAGCGACAGCACAGTAGAACAGCTTTATGAAACTGCCTGCTTCTTACAGGTAGGAGTGTTTTACTTTGAGTATGAAataactgctttcatttccaaactcttttttttttttttttttttttttttgacttgtTAAGTGCTCCTTTCTGTTTAGAAGCTTCAGGATACTCTTGTTCAATTTACTTACTATAGGTATACAGCAGTTGCCCGCCAGATATGTTTCGTGTACACATCCCTCCTTGGGGTTATTTGCCCTATGGAGGGTGAAAGTAGAACAGCGTGCTTTCAACGCTTTCTCAAATTGCTAATAATAACATAACATACAAAAACTTCATGAAGCCATTGAGaagtcactgctgtgtttttgtgtaTGTTAAGGTATTCCAGGCCTAAACTCGTCTGTTTAGCCCAAAACACAGGTGCTTTCACCTGCtgatggaaagcaaaagaatagCCTGTTTGTGGCAATACttaactcttttctttttgcattacAGGTGGATGATGTGTTACAACGGTGTAGAGAGTACTTAATCAaaaaaattaatgcagaaaatTGTGTGCGCCTGTTGAGTTTTGCTGACCTCTTCAGCTGTGAAGAGTTAAAACAGAGTGCTAAAAGAATGGTGGAGCACAAGTTCACAGCTGTGTACCACCAGGAGGCTTTCATGCAGCTGTCACATGATCTACTGATCGATATTTTAAGCAGTGACAATTTAAATGTGGAAAAGGAGGAGACGGTTCGTGAAGCTGCTATGCTATGGCTGGAGTACAACACGGAATCACGGTCACAGTATTTGTCCTCTGTTCTTAGCCAAATCCGAATCGATGCACTTTCAGAAGTAACGCAGAGGGCCTGGTTTCAAGGCTTACCACCCAATGATAAATCTGTGGTGGTGCAAGGACTGTACAAATCTATGCCCAAGTTTTTCAAGCCCAGACTTGGTATGACAAAAGAGGAGATGATGATATTCattgaagctgctgctgaaaaccCCGGTAGTCTTTATTCTTCTGTCTGTTACAGCCCACAGGCAGAGAAAGTTTACAAGCTCTGCAGTCCTCCTGCTGACTTGCATAAGGTTGGAACGCTTGTAACTCCTGATAATGATATCTATATAGCAGGGGGGCAAGTTCctctgaaaaatgcaaaaaccaATCACAGTAAAAGCAGCAAGCTCCAGGCTGCCTTCAGAACTGTGAATTGCTTTTACTGGTTTGATGCACAGCAAAACACTTGGTTTCCAAAGACACCGATGCTCTTTGTTCGTATAAAGCCATCCCTGGTCTGCTGTGAAGGATACATCTATGCAATTGGAGGCGACAGTGTTGGTGGAGAGCTCAACAGGAGAACTGTGGAAAGATACGACACTGAAAAAGATGAGTGGACCATGGTAAGCCCATTGCCTTGCGCGTGGCAATGGAGCACAGCAGTAGCAGTTCACAACTGCATTTATGTAATGGCGCACAACTTGATGTACTGTTACTTTCCCAGGTCAGATGCTTGGGTAGAAATGGCTATGCGACAAACAAGTAGATgttttgcttcagctgctgcttttggtgaTAAAATATTCTATATTGGAGGACTACATATTGCCAGCAATTCTGGTATCAGACTCCCAAGCAGTACTGTAGATGGGTCTTCCGTAACTGTGGAAATCTACGACGTGAATAAAAACGAATGGAGAATGGCAGCTAATATCCCTGCCAAGCGCTATTCTGACCCGTGCGTTAGAGCTGTTGTCATATCTAACactttgtgtgttttcataCGAGAAACCCACATGAATGAGAGAGCGAGGTATGCCACCTATCAATATGACCTGGAGCTCGACCGCTGGTTTCTAAGACAGCATATATCGGAGCGTGTGTTGTGGGACTTGGGGAAGGACTTTCGGTGCACTGTAGGAAAGCTATACCCATCTTGCCTTGAAGAGTCCCCATGGAAACCTCCAACGTATCTCTTCTCACCAGATGAAGCCGATGAATTTGAGCTGGATGGGGAGATGGTTACTTTACCACCTGTATAGCTCCCAAATTAGACTGCACAACTGATTCAGTGTACAGTTACCTTGAAATAAATGATTGTGAGAggtctggaaagaaaaatatcaaatcGGTCCTTCATGAATTGTATTTTTATGCCCTACCCAATACTTGCAGCAATTCAGTATGAATTGAGCAGGTATGCTTCATAATCTGAAATAATGTTATCTGATAATTGAgacacatatatgtatatcaTGATCTTTAAGCATCTGACTTGTCTAAAGAATTAGTTTCTAGTTCTATAAAGCCTGTTTCAGGAAAActagcttcagaaaaaaagtagtttcTAG
The window above is part of the Coturnix japonica isolate 7356 chromosome 2, Coturnix japonica 2.1, whole genome shotgun sequence genome. Proteins encoded here:
- the KBTBD2 gene encoding kelch repeat and BTB domain-containing protein 2; this translates as MSTQDERQINSEYAVSLLEQLKFFYEQQLLTDIVLIVEGTEFPCHKMVLATCSSYFRAMFMSGLSESKQTHVHLRNVDAATLQIIITYAYTGNLAISDSTVEQLYETACFLQVDDVLQRCREYLIKKINAENCVRLLSFADLFSCEELKQSAKRMVEHKFTAVYHQEAFMQLSHDLLIDILSSDNLNVEKEETVREAAMLWLEYNTESRSQYLSSVLSQIRIDALSEVTQRAWFQGLPPNDKSVVVQGLYKSMPKFFKPRLGMTKEEMMIFIEAAAENPGSLYSSVCYSPQAEKVYKLCSPPADLHKVGTLVTPDNDIYIAGGQVPLKNAKTNHSKSSKLQAAFRTVNCFYWFDAQQNTWFPKTPMLFVRIKPSLVCCEGYIYAIGGDSVGGELNRRTVERYDTEKDEWTMVSPLPCAWQWSTAVAVHNCIYVMAHNLMYCYFPRSDAWVEMAMRQTSRCFASAAAFGDKIFYIGGLHIASNSGIRLPSSTVDGSSVTVEIYDVNKNEWRMAANIPAKRYSDPCVRAVVISNTLCVFIRETHMNERARYATYQYDLELDRWFLRQHISERVLWDLGKDFRCTVGKLYPSCLEESPWKPPTYLFSPDEADEFELDGEMVTLPPV